A genomic region of Haliotis asinina isolate JCU_RB_2024 chromosome 1, JCU_Hal_asi_v2, whole genome shotgun sequence contains the following coding sequences:
- the LOC137286822 gene encoding dynein heavy chain-like — translation MLKNMFSIVFSVQGENANRRKSTTYSFTVVTTLAGQYTTPTGQYTTPTGQYRTLTVHNPYWAVHNPYWSVHNPYWSVHSPYWAHNPYWAVHNPYWSVHNPYWAVHNPYWSVHNPYWSVHNPYWAHNPYWEVHNPYWSVHNPYWAVHNPYWSVHNPYWSVHNPYWAHNPYWAVHNPYWSVHNPYWAHNPYWSVHNPYWAHNPYWSVHNPYWSVQNPYWAVHNPYWSVHNPYWAVHNPYWAVHNPYWSVHNPYWAHNPYWSVHNPYWAHNPYWSVHNPYWSVQNPYWAVHNPYWSVHNPYWAHNPYWAVHNPYWSVHSPYWAVHNPYWSVHNPYWAHNPYWSVHNPYWSVQNPY, via the exons ACTCCTTCactgttgtcacaacccttgctgggcagtacacaacccctactgggcagtacacaacccctactgGGCAGTACAGAACCCTTACTG tacacaacccctactgggcagtacacaacccttactggtcagtacacaacccctactgGTCAGTACACAGCCCCTACTGGGCACACAACCCTtactgggcagtacacaacccttactggtcagtacacaacccctactgggcagtacacaacccttactggtcagtacacaacccctactggtcagtacacaacccctactgGGCACACAACCCTTACTGGGAAGTACACAACCCTTACTggtcagtacacaacccctactgggcagtacacaacccttactggtcagtacacaacccctactggtcagtacacaacccctactgGGCACACAACCCTtactgggcagtacacaacccttactggtcagtacacaacccctactgGGCACACAACCCTTACTGGTCAGTACACAACCCTTACTGGGCACACAACCCTTACTGGTCAGTACACAACCCTTACTGGTCAGTACAGAACCCCtactgggcagtacacaacccctactggtcagtacacaatccctactgggcagtacacaacccttactgggcagtacacaacccttactggtcagtacacaacccctactgGGCACACAACCCTTACTGGTCAGTACACAACCCTTACTGGGCACACAACCCTTACTGGTCAGTACACAACCCTTACTGGTCAGTACAGAACCCCtactgggcagtacacaacccctactggtcagtacacaacccctactgGGCACACAACCCTtactgggcagtacacaacccttactggtcagtacacagcccctactgggcagtacacaacccctactgGTCAGTACACAACCCTTACTGGGCACACAACCCTTACTGGTCAGTACACAACCCTTACTGGTCAGTACAGAACCCCTACTga